The Sporomusa termitida genome has a window encoding:
- a CDS encoding cobalamin-dependent protein (Presence of a B(12) (cobalamin)-binding domain implies dependence on cobalamin itself, in one of its several forms, or in some unusual lineages, dependence on a cobalamin-like analog.) yields the protein MQERTKQIIIEDYDSVCAYRETFDVAMPTIGKDGAVEGLPAPYPRLVNGVERSGYRIYELARQAELTGIPVQNPILGRNTAGETYQESLEMYNMAEKLGINLFHFVHSEATRHIDPLKGRDLIEQSRGKGGITPDGERKLVELGGGAAHPMRINATGDTPHLSIINALIAGFDGTDIGPVIHVHFGGRGIHDYKTKVVNGFKALEICAENNIFVQIESHKHLNNIGGTDGMALAMCLLAEGLGVLAGLPPELSAVQMNVAGLNILADLAVMKAFKETMWSKSLIVVPETFQNPPGDLIAEAAHFARMAISAKLGGAHFYRPKAAESVGIPTGASMAKAIWATHNVFENTVAIEIRDPYIEERKQEILSEAMAVLESVLGLQRTLAPTEINETFWRQYAKDEMIERIVQAGKAGVMDCPRAGGWDLKRHVKTHRDKDGIKRYIPGYTPLGVDAARMAITSEPVVVPEEKKPTRKQKMVLATVGADAHVMGINLIREEFEKAGYEVIYMRGMNLPETVAEVAAEAKAEIIGIANLLGLGRDLFPRVEGRLQQLGLRDKVLLIAGGRISEKEEEHTFYEEKIANEGTGFLGVDGFFGPGTDPAQCVKWIEAALERRGL from the coding sequence GTGCAGGAAAGAACAAAACAGATCATTATTGAAGATTATGACAGCGTCTGCGCTTACCGGGAGACTTTTGACGTAGCGATGCCGACAATTGGCAAAGACGGTGCGGTTGAGGGGCTGCCGGCTCCCTATCCCCGGCTGGTCAACGGGGTGGAACGAAGCGGCTACCGGATTTATGAGCTGGCCCGGCAGGCGGAGCTGACCGGCATCCCGGTGCAGAATCCGATTTTAGGGCGTAATACCGCCGGAGAAACCTATCAGGAATCACTGGAAATGTACAATATGGCGGAAAAACTGGGCATTAACCTTTTTCACTTCGTCCATTCCGAGGCCACCCGGCATATTGATCCCCTGAAAGGGCGGGACCTGATCGAGCAATCCCGTGGTAAAGGCGGCATTACCCCTGACGGCGAACGGAAACTGGTGGAACTGGGCGGCGGGGCTGCTCATCCGATGCGGATCAATGCCACCGGCGACACGCCCCATCTGTCGATCATTAATGCGTTGATTGCCGGCTTTGACGGTACTGATATCGGCCCGGTTATCCATGTCCATTTTGGCGGCCGGGGCATTCATGACTATAAAACGAAGGTGGTTAACGGCTTTAAGGCCCTGGAGATATGTGCTGAAAACAACATATTCGTACAGATTGAATCCCATAAGCATCTGAATAACATTGGCGGTACGGACGGGATGGCCTTAGCCATGTGCCTGCTGGCGGAGGGGCTGGGGGTGTTAGCCGGGCTGCCGCCTGAGCTCAGCGCCGTGCAGATGAATGTGGCCGGTCTTAATATTCTGGCCGATCTGGCCGTAATGAAAGCCTTTAAAGAAACTATGTGGAGCAAGAGCCTGATTGTCGTGCCGGAGACCTTCCAGAATCCGCCCGGTGATTTAATCGCCGAAGCGGCGCATTTTGCCCGCATGGCGATCAGTGCAAAACTTGGCGGGGCCCATTTCTACCGGCCGAAGGCGGCTGAGTCGGTGGGCATTCCGACAGGTGCTTCGATGGCTAAGGCCATCTGGGCCACCCATAATGTATTTGAGAACACTGTCGCGATAGAAATCCGCGATCCCTATATTGAAGAGCGCAAGCAAGAAATTCTCAGTGAAGCGATGGCGGTGCTTGAGTCTGTTTTAGGACTTCAGCGTACACTTGCGCCGACTGAGATCAATGAAACCTTTTGGCGGCAATATGCGAAAGACGAAATGATTGAACGAATTGTCCAGGCCGGTAAAGCGGGTGTTATGGATTGCCCCCGGGCCGGCGGCTGGGACCTGAAGCGTCATGTAAAAACCCATCGCGATAAAGATGGTATTAAACGCTATATCCCTGGCTATACACCGCTGGGGGTCGATGCTGCCCGCATGGCGATAACCAGCGAGCCGGTCGTGGTGCCGGAAGAGAAAAAACCAACCCGCAAACAGAAGATGGTATTAGCTACTGTGGGGGCTGATGCCCATGTGATGGGCATTAACCTGATTCGCGAGGAATTTGAAAAGGCCGGCTATGAAGTCATTTACATGCGGGGCATGAACCTGCCGGAAACGGTGGCTGAAGTGGCGGCTGAGGCCAAGGCGGAAATCATCGGTATTGCTAATCTGCTCGGACTGGGGCGGGATCTGTTTCCCCGGGTTGAGGGCCGCTTGCAACAACTGGGACTGCGGGACAAAGTACTCTTGATCGCCGGGGGGCGGATTAGCGAAAAAGAAGAAGAACATACTTTTTATGAAGAAAAGATTGCCAATGAAGGGACCGGCTTTTTGGGGGTTGACGGATTTTTCGGCCCTGGTACCGATCCTGCTCAGTGTGTCAAATGGATCGAAGCAGCGTTAGAGAGGAGAGGTTTGTAA
- the leuD gene encoding 3-isopropylmalate dehydratase (catalyzes the isomerization between 2-isopropylmalate and 3-isopropylmalate in leucine biosynthesis) has protein sequence MNRLKGQVWVFGDDVDTDQILPGYAMAEEFSGLARYAMAGSKQADFAARVQAGDIIVAGRNFGCGSSREQAPVALQAAGVSLIIAESFARIFRRNAINIGLPVLVAELRRHVQTGDLVEADLVQGIVRTADREIAAQALSANVLATIAAGGLINRVRQELGISNN, from the coding sequence ATGAACAGGCTTAAGGGGCAGGTTTGGGTGTTTGGCGATGACGTGGATACCGATCAGATCCTGCCAGGCTATGCGATGGCGGAAGAGTTTTCCGGACTGGCCAGGTATGCGATGGCCGGCAGTAAACAGGCTGATTTTGCAGCCCGGGTTCAGGCCGGCGACATTATTGTGGCCGGCAGGAATTTCGGCTGCGGCTCCAGCCGGGAACAGGCGCCGGTAGCGCTGCAGGCGGCCGGGGTAAGTTTGATTATTGCCGAATCCTTTGCCCGGATTTTCCGGCGCAATGCCATTAATATCGGCTTGCCGGTGCTGGTGGCGGAGCTGCGCCGGCATGTTCAGACCGGTGACCTGGTTGAGGCCGATCTTGTGCAGGGGATTGTCAGAACAGCGGACCGGGAGATTGCCGCCCAGGCTTTATCGGCCAATGTGCTGGCAACCATTGCTGCCGGCGGTTTAATCAACCGGGTCAGGCAAGAACTGGGCATCAGCAACAACTAA
- a CDS encoding aconitase/3-isopropylmalate dehydratase large subunit family protein: protein MNFIEQYLARAAGLETVAAGQDIRCRVDLVAAHDVTGPMAIQQFEQIGVDQVFDPGKVVMVIDHIFPAATVQAKAMHWIMKDFAGQYGITLYDKGEGVIHQVLAERHRLPPGSILVGADSHTCTAGGYGVVAIPVGSTELAAAMATGTIDLEVPEVIEVYMTGQPQAYVGGKDIVLSLIKEFGVAGLTDKAVVFTGPGITALGLDDRLTICNMGIEMGAMIACFGGEATAAPAVAKTVKLALETIDIVAACPHSPANVRPVSQLAEVAVTQVVVGSCTNGRLSDMEQVVNVLKHRPVHPAVTMLVIPASKNVLAAMEAAGWCRILRDAGAVVTNPGCGPCFGAHQGLGTDRDVILSTTNRNFPGRMGHRSAQVYLASAATAAVTAVRGRITRPGSLVLEGGVGYEQA, encoded by the coding sequence ATGAATTTTATTGAACAATATCTGGCCAGGGCAGCAGGCCTGGAGACAGTGGCGGCAGGGCAGGATATCCGCTGCCGTGTTGATCTGGTGGCAGCCCATGACGTTACCGGGCCGATGGCTATTCAACAGTTTGAACAGATTGGGGTTGACCAGGTGTTTGACCCCGGGAAAGTTGTCATGGTGATCGATCATATTTTTCCGGCGGCGACGGTACAGGCTAAAGCCATGCACTGGATCATGAAGGACTTTGCCGGCCAGTACGGGATCACCCTGTATGATAAAGGCGAGGGTGTCATTCATCAGGTGCTGGCCGAGCGGCACCGGCTGCCGCCGGGCAGCATTCTGGTAGGCGCCGATTCCCATACCTGTACGGCCGGCGGTTACGGGGTTGTCGCGATCCCGGTCGGATCAACCGAGCTGGCGGCGGCGATGGCGACCGGGACCATTGACCTTGAGGTGCCGGAAGTCATTGAGGTGTATATGACCGGACAGCCGCAGGCTTATGTGGGCGGCAAGGATATTGTGCTGTCACTGATCAAAGAGTTTGGCGTGGCCGGACTGACCGACAAGGCTGTTGTTTTTACCGGCCCCGGCATTACCGCTCTTGGCCTGGATGACCGGCTGACCATCTGCAATATGGGCATTGAGATGGGGGCGATGATTGCCTGTTTCGGCGGTGAGGCGACAGCCGCGCCGGCGGTGGCAAAAACAGTGAAGCTGGCCCTGGAAACCATTGATATCGTGGCCGCCTGCCCGCATTCGCCGGCGAATGTGCGGCCTGTCAGCCAACTGGCAGAGGTAGCGGTAACCCAAGTCGTTGTCGGCAGCTGTACCAACGGCCGCCTGTCCGATATGGAGCAGGTAGTTAATGTGCTTAAGCACCGGCCGGTGCATCCGGCGGTTACCATGCTGGTTATCCCGGCCTCGAAAAATGTGCTGGCCGCTATGGAAGCGGCCGGTTGGTGCAGGATTTTGCGTGATGCCGGGGCCGTTGTCACCAATCCCGGCTGCGGACCCTGTTTTGGGGCCCACCAGGGGCTTGGCACCGACCGGGATGTTATTTTATCCACGACCAACCGTAATTTCCCCGGGCGGATGGGGCATCGCAGCGCCCAGGTATATTTAGCCTCGGCCGCTACGGCGGCAGTCACGGCTGTCCGGGGCCGGATTACCCGGCCGGGATCATTAGTACTGGAAGGCGGCGTTGGTTATGAACAGGCTTAA
- a CDS encoding NAD(P)-dependent oxidoreductase, which yields MNIGFIGIGAMGKPMAQNLLKSAEVQLYIYDVNAAAMAELAAQGATACPSPRALAAAASVIIMMLPNAAVVESTLTGEQGLLAGGTAGQTIIDMSSVAAGSTKKMAALAQARGIAYIDAPVSGGVAGAAAATLTIMVGGEAAAVQGVLPLLQRLGKKIYHVGASGAGDAMKVVNNLLLGINMAAVAEALVLGARSGLDPRVMLEIIQASSGRSYALEAKAEKFILNNNFAAGFAIDLEYKDLELAMETARSLEIPLPVGALTQQVFAMARAKGLGREDISAVIKVWEEMAGIQVRG from the coding sequence ATGAACATTGGTTTTATCGGCATTGGGGCCATGGGCAAACCGATGGCGCAAAATTTATTGAAGTCGGCGGAAGTTCAATTGTACATTTATGATGTCAATGCGGCGGCCATGGCTGAACTGGCAGCCCAGGGGGCAACGGCGTGCCCGTCACCCCGGGCGCTGGCAGCGGCGGCATCAGTGATCATTATGATGCTGCCCAATGCCGCTGTTGTGGAGAGTACCCTGACCGGTGAGCAGGGCCTGCTGGCCGGTGGCACAGCCGGGCAGACCATCATTGATATGAGCAGTGTTGCCGCCGGCAGCACGAAAAAGATGGCGGCCCTGGCCCAGGCCCGGGGGATAGCCTATATTGACGCACCGGTCAGCGGCGGGGTTGCCGGCGCAGCGGCCGCAACCCTGACCATTATGGTGGGCGGCGAAGCGGCGGCGGTGCAAGGGGTGCTGCCGCTGCTGCAAAGGCTGGGGAAAAAAATCTATCATGTTGGCGCCAGCGGGGCAGGGGATGCAATGAAAGTGGTAAATAACCTGCTGCTTGGCATCAACATGGCGGCTGTGGCGGAGGCCCTGGTACTGGGGGCCAGGTCCGGGCTTGATCCCCGGGTGATGCTGGAGATTATTCAGGCCAGCTCCGGCCGCAGCTATGCTTTGGAGGCCAAAGCGGAAAAGTTTATTCTGAACAATAATTTTGCCGCCGGTTTTGCCATTGATCTGGAATATAAGGATCTGGAGCTGGCAATGGAAACAGCCAGAAGCCTGGAAATACCCCTGCCTGTAGGGGCGTTGACCCAGCAGGTGTTTGCCATGGCCAGGGCCAAAGGCTTAGGCCGGGAGGATATTTCGGCGGTAATCAAGGTCTGGGAAGAAATGGCAGGCATTCAAGTACGGGGATAA
- a CDS encoding amino acid synthesis family protein, translating into MELTIRKIVTVVEEVLRDGRKAVDKPFKKCTAAAVIKNPFAGEYVDDLSLLSDIGEYLGGELAQKAVAAMGITAEQAESYGKGAIIGLSGELEHGAAILHPKLGKPMRAAVGGGKAIIPSAKKLGGPGTPLDVPLHYKDAAFVRTHYDAMEIRLHDAPAADEIVVAVAVTSGGRPHPRIGGLQVQEIKGEDGLR; encoded by the coding sequence ATGGAGTTGACGATTCGCAAGATTGTAACTGTTGTGGAAGAGGTCCTGCGGGATGGCAGGAAAGCGGTTGATAAGCCTTTTAAAAAATGCACGGCCGCAGCCGTTATCAAGAACCCGTTTGCCGGTGAATATGTGGACGACCTGAGCCTGCTCAGCGACATTGGCGAATATCTGGGCGGGGAGCTCGCCCAGAAGGCCGTGGCGGCCATGGGCATTACCGCCGAACAGGCCGAGAGTTACGGCAAGGGGGCGATTATCGGCCTGAGCGGTGAATTGGAGCATGGCGCCGCTATTCTTCATCCCAAGCTGGGCAAACCGATGCGGGCAGCGGTCGGCGGCGGCAAAGCCATCATTCCGTCCGCCAAAAAGCTGGGCGGGCCGGGAACGCCGCTGGACGTACCCCTGCACTATAAGGATGCCGCCTTTGTCAGAACCCACTATGATGCCATGGAGATAAGGCTCCACGATGCGCCGGCGGCCGATGAAATTGTGGTTGCCGTGGCCGTGACCTCCGGGGGGCGGCCGCATCCGCGGATTGGTGGTTTGCAAGTCCAGGAAATAAAAGGGGAAGACGGCCTGCGCTAA
- a CDS encoding FAD:protein FMN transferase yields MITVMAPGKVSLDFGPIQMTIRALAGSSPLTGQAQQAAHYARAVLYELAAYQKPAASPQLAIKSGDDWPEVLKRMLAAVQRADDITLTPMAAVAGTIADLTADWLLARGATKAIVNNGGDIAVRLATGQKTAVGIAPAIGRQPTHKLVLDDSRGIGGVATSGLGGRSFTKGIATAAVVAAGTAAVADACATSLGNATYVGHPAVKLARAEQLDPNTDIWGHQVVTEVGLLPPAVVEAALMNGWSRASELYNQGVIAGAAVFVQQQLVMIPEGFIIAL; encoded by the coding sequence ATGATTACGGTGATGGCTCCGGGCAAGGTCAGCCTGGACTTTGGTCCCATACAAATGACAATCAGAGCGCTGGCCGGCAGCAGTCCCCTGACCGGGCAGGCGCAACAGGCCGCCCATTATGCCAGGGCGGTACTATACGAGCTGGCTGCTTATCAGAAGCCGGCAGCCAGCCCGCAGCTGGCGATCAAGAGCGGCGATGACTGGCCGGAGGTGTTAAAGCGTATGCTGGCAGCGGTACAGCGGGCAGATGATATAACCCTGACGCCTATGGCGGCCGTGGCCGGAACCATCGCCGATCTGACCGCCGACTGGCTGCTGGCGCGGGGGGCTACCAAAGCGATTGTCAATAACGGCGGCGATATCGCCGTCCGGCTGGCAACCGGGCAGAAAACTGCGGTTGGGATAGCGCCGGCCATTGGCCGGCAGCCTACCCATAAGCTGGTGCTGGATGACAGCCGGGGGATTGGCGGGGTGGCGACAAGCGGCCTGGGCGGACGCAGCTTTACCAAAGGCATTGCTACCGCCGCCGTTGTGGCGGCCGGCACGGCTGCCGTTGCTGATGCCTGCGCCACCAGTCTGGGCAACGCCACCTATGTCGGCCACCCCGCGGTTAAACTGGCCCGGGCTGAGCAACTGGACCCCAATACCGATATATGGGGCCACCAGGTTGTCACCGAAGTGGGCTTGCTGCCGCCGGCAGTAGTGGAAGCGGCGCTCATGAACGGCTGGAGCCGGGCGTCTGAATTATACAACCAGGGAGTTATCGCCGGCGCCGCGGTGTTTGTTCAACAACAGCTGGTCATGATTCCGGAGGGGTTTATCATTGCTCTCTAG
- a CDS encoding 4Fe-4S binding protein: MIVIEESLCKGCGLCIKNCPTGAVALTDKIARLGPNCTGCGVCMRVCPCGAVSRDGTVPTGAAICRACPVQCAIQPGFEGACRRYTNVSGTLERNRPLVTASKSGGALHPEIPDHPLITAVGAGTEYPCCKPAPHIVAASVGDIEVVTVVTEAPLSYSGIKVKIDANAHIGAEGARVFRDGAAIGMVDTEEYGAKMLSIGGANILSGKHGFMAARTIVGLANGERIVLQVEKGSKLELAVGQPPVIDGVAEKKMRVGCGSATIGMFAAQVSKVVDEAIILDHHVIGLLSEHRAGEEVGMTYSGVVPNGRKSTRGRYFGEQGHGWGGTGIAGPLQAVQAVDMALAKPGLRILVTETTGQQAGLLAVQADGTVREIPLTAEIQAVVDLIAANCEDARVSAVYVGGTGGSARAGVTTYPLKLSQAVHQGEVKLTIGGAPTYILPGGGINFMVDVEKVVPQAFSWVATPATVAPVEYTMTRATFERIGGHTAAVKPLALIKKEV; encoded by the coding sequence ATGATTGTAATAGAGGAAAGTCTGTGTAAAGGCTGCGGGTTATGTATAAAAAACTGTCCCACCGGTGCAGTGGCTTTAACCGACAAAATAGCCCGGCTGGGTCCAAACTGTACCGGCTGCGGCGTCTGTATGCGCGTCTGTCCCTGCGGAGCAGTAAGCCGGGATGGCACTGTTCCCACCGGGGCAGCAATATGCCGCGCCTGCCCGGTGCAGTGTGCAATCCAGCCCGGCTTTGAAGGCGCCTGCCGCCGGTACACCAATGTCAGCGGCACCCTTGAACGCAACCGGCCGTTAGTGACGGCAAGTAAGTCCGGCGGCGCATTGCACCCGGAAATACCGGACCATCCTCTGATTACAGCCGTAGGCGCAGGTACTGAATATCCCTGCTGTAAGCCGGCACCTCATATCGTGGCCGCCAGTGTGGGGGATATTGAGGTAGTAACGGTAGTTACCGAGGCGCCGCTCAGCTATAGCGGCATTAAAGTCAAAATTGACGCCAATGCCCATATTGGGGCGGAAGGGGCACGGGTATTCAGGGATGGGGCCGCAATCGGCATGGTTGATACCGAAGAATACGGTGCCAAGATGTTATCAATCGGCGGTGCCAATATCCTGAGCGGCAAACACGGGTTTATGGCCGCCCGGACGATTGTCGGTCTGGCCAACGGTGAGCGGATCGTATTGCAGGTGGAGAAAGGCAGTAAGCTTGAACTGGCGGTGGGCCAGCCGCCGGTCATTGACGGCGTGGCGGAAAAGAAAATGCGCGTTGGCTGCGGCAGTGCAACTATTGGTATGTTTGCCGCCCAGGTAAGCAAGGTTGTTGATGAAGCGATTATCCTTGATCATCATGTCATTGGCCTGCTATCCGAGCACCGGGCCGGGGAAGAGGTCGGCATGACCTACAGCGGTGTTGTTCCGAACGGACGGAAAAGTACGCGCGGCCGTTATTTCGGTGAGCAGGGCCATGGCTGGGGCGGCACCGGTATCGCCGGCCCCCTGCAGGCCGTACAGGCGGTCGATATGGCACTGGCTAAGCCCGGCCTCAGGATTCTGGTTACCGAGACAACCGGGCAGCAGGCCGGGCTGCTGGCGGTTCAGGCTGACGGTACGGTCCGGGAAATTCCCCTGACGGCTGAGATTCAGGCTGTAGTTGACCTGATTGCCGCCAACTGCGAGGACGCCCGGGTATCGGCTGTCTATGTGGGCGGGACCGGCGGCAGTGCCCGGGCCGGGGTGACGACCTACCCGCTTAAGCTTTCCCAGGCCGTGCACCAGGGTGAAGTAAAACTGACAATTGGCGGGGCTCCGACCTATATTCTGCCCGGCGGTGGGATTAATTTTATGGTTGATGTGGAAAAAGTGGTGCCCCAGGCCTTTAGCTGGGTGGCCACCCCGGCCACGGTAGCCCCGGTTGAATATACGATGACGCGGGCCACCTTTGAGAGAATCGGCGGCCATACTGCCGCTGTTAAACCGCTAGCTTTAATAAAAAAGGAAGTTTAA
- a CDS encoding amidohydrolase family protein yields MTYTAITNIGMIVSGNISEPVLSADTIIIHAGKIEAVGDKQLIDDLALHSVAYKLIDAGGMTVVPGLIDSHVHPVIGDYTPRQKMADFIDSSVHGAVTTMISAGECHTPGRPTDPAGVKALAVLAQRSFQKLRPGGVKVHGGAVILEQGLTEADFAELAANGVWLVGEVGLGSIKKPAEAAPMVRWAKAHGMKVMMHTGGTSIPGSSTVTAADVLAVQPDVVSHINGGPTAISPAEVDKLITDSDLALEIVQCGNPKIADQTVRKLERLGQLHRIICGNDAPSGTGVIPLGILRTIVQIASMSDIPAAAAIAMATGNTARVYGLNTGMIAPGKEADLAIIDAPMGSVGQNALEAIQAGDLPGVALVLIDGEIKVNKSRNTPPAVGKVSVKQV; encoded by the coding sequence ATGACCTATACAGCAATAACTAATATTGGAATGATAGTCTCTGGCAATATTTCCGAGCCGGTTTTATCTGCTGATACCATTATTATTCATGCCGGCAAGATTGAGGCTGTGGGTGACAAACAGCTGATTGATGATCTTGCCCTGCATTCTGTTGCCTACAAACTCATTGATGCCGGCGGGATGACAGTGGTGCCGGGGTTGATTGACTCCCATGTTCACCCGGTCATTGGCGACTATACCCCCCGGCAGAAAATGGCTGATTTTATAGATAGCTCTGTACATGGTGCCGTGACGACCATGATCTCGGCCGGTGAGTGCCATACCCCCGGCCGCCCGACCGATCCGGCCGGGGTGAAAGCCCTGGCGGTACTGGCGCAGCGCTCCTTTCAGAAGCTCCGGCCAGGCGGCGTTAAGGTTCATGGCGGGGCGGTCATTCTGGAACAGGGGCTGACCGAGGCTGATTTTGCTGAACTGGCAGCCAACGGTGTATGGCTTGTGGGCGAGGTCGGGCTGGGATCAATCAAAAAACCGGCCGAGGCGGCCCCGATGGTCCGGTGGGCCAAGGCCCACGGGATGAAGGTGATGATGCATACCGGCGGCACCTCCATCCCCGGCAGCTCCACCGTAACGGCGGCAGATGTCCTGGCAGTGCAGCCTGATGTTGTTTCCCATATCAATGGCGGGCCGACGGCCATTTCGCCGGCCGAAGTCGATAAACTGATTACCGACAGCGATCTGGCCCTGGAGATTGTCCAGTGCGGCAACCCTAAAATAGCCGATCAGACGGTGCGGAAACTGGAGCGTTTGGGACAACTGCACCGGATTATCTGTGGCAATGACGCCCCCTCCGGCACCGGGGTTATTCCGCTCGGTATTCTGCGCACGATTGTGCAGATTGCCAGTATGTCGGATATTCCGGCCGCAGCGGCAATTGCCATGGCTACCGGCAATACGGCCCGGGTATACGGACTCAATACCGGGATGATTGCTCCCGGCAAAGAGGCCGATTTGGCCATTATTGACGCACCCATGGGCTCGGTCGGCCAAAATGCCCTGGAAGCTATTCAGGCCGGAGATTTACCAGGAGTGGCGCTGGTCCTGATTGACGGCGAAATTAAAGTGAATAAAAGCCGCAATACTCCGCCGGCAGTCGGTAAGGTAAGCGTGAAACAGGTCTAA
- a CDS encoding MFS transporter: MSTITERLGNLPLGKFHWRLLLIMCLGWAFDAMDTGIISFVLPKLIATWQLTSAQVGFVGSVGLIGMAIGAMLGGTIADYIGRKKVFAATLVIYSLGTGACGLSWNYESLLFFRFLVGFGLGGQLPVAITLMSEYAPTKSRGRMIVLLESAWAFGWLAASIISYLVIPKYGWEIAFYIGALPALYVFYLWRTVPESALYLMKKGQVEEAHALVTNIEKELGVTPGQKPSMAEIQTAAAAPAFSVLQLFSPKYLKRTACLWILWFCIVFSYYGIFLWLPTLLVKAGHNMVQSFEFVLWMTVAQIPGYFTAAALVDKLGRKATMATFLLGCAFSAYMFGSAASVTDIYLWGCLMSFFNLGAWGILYTYTPELYPTEARSTGVGWAAGFGRIGGIAAPMVVAAMITGPDKIPLVFMMFTAVLVIAALDMIVLGDETKQKALN; the protein is encoded by the coding sequence GTGTCTACGATTACTGAGCGTTTAGGAAACTTACCCCTTGGCAAGTTCCATTGGCGGTTGTTGCTGATTATGTGTCTGGGCTGGGCTTTTGATGCCATGGATACCGGGATTATCTCATTCGTTTTACCGAAACTGATTGCGACCTGGCAACTAACCTCCGCCCAGGTTGGCTTTGTTGGCAGTGTGGGTTTGATCGGTATGGCTATCGGCGCCATGCTTGGCGGCACGATCGCCGACTATATCGGCCGGAAGAAGGTATTTGCCGCCACCCTGGTTATCTATAGTCTGGGCACCGGGGCCTGCGGCTTGTCCTGGAATTACGAATCACTGCTCTTTTTTCGTTTCTTAGTTGGCTTTGGTTTAGGCGGACAACTGCCTGTGGCGATTACTTTGATGAGCGAATATGCCCCGACTAAATCCCGGGGGCGGATGATTGTACTGCTGGAAAGTGCCTGGGCTTTCGGCTGGCTGGCGGCATCGATCATTTCGTACTTAGTTATTCCTAAATACGGCTGGGAGATTGCTTTCTATATTGGCGCCCTGCCGGCGTTGTATGTCTTTTACCTGTGGCGGACGGTGCCGGAGTCGGCCCTGTACCTGATGAAGAAAGGACAAGTGGAAGAGGCCCATGCGCTGGTGACCAATATTGAAAAAGAGCTGGGGGTAACCCCGGGCCAGAAACCGTCCATGGCGGAGATTCAAACCGCGGCCGCCGCCCCGGCGTTTAGCGTGCTGCAGCTGTTCAGTCCTAAATATTTGAAGCGGACTGCCTGCTTATGGATTTTGTGGTTCTGCATCGTATTCTCCTACTATGGAATTTTCCTCTGGCTGCCGACCTTGCTGGTCAAAGCCGGCCACAATATGGTGCAGTCTTTTGAGTTTGTTTTATGGATGACAGTAGCGCAAATCCCGGGTTATTTTACCGCTGCCGCCCTGGTTGACAAGCTCGGCCGCAAGGCTACCATGGCCACCTTCCTGCTGGGCTGCGCCTTTTCGGCCTACATGTTTGGCAGTGCCGCATCGGTTACCGATATTTATCTGTGGGGTTGCCTGATGTCATTTTTCAACCTTGGCGCCTGGGGGATTCTGTATACGTATACGCCTGAACTGTATCCCACCGAGGCCCGCAGCACCGGCGTGGGCTGGGCGGCAGGTTTCGGCCGGATTGGCGGGATTGCCGCACCGATGGTTGTTGCGGCCATGATTACCGGTCCTGATAAAATTCCCCTGGTGTTTATGATGTTTACGGCAGTACTGGTTATCGCGGCCCTGGATATGATTGTCCTGGGGGACGAAACCAAACAGAAAGCATTGAATTAG